The window TTCTCAACAACATCAGCCGGCTGATCAGAGAACGTATTGAATTTAAAGATCATGTTGCCGCTCTCACTGCAGAAGGTCGCTTGTCAGCGATTGTCTTGATAGGGCTACCAATTTTTATGTTCATCTATATGTATTTGACAAACTATGACTATCTCTCGCTTTTGCTGACAGAAAAGTTAGGCCACTATATGATCTTTGGTGCAATCGTTTTGATGATTATTGGTTCCTATGTCATCAAGCGTATTGTAGACATTGATATCTGAAGGTTCTCATGCAATTACTTAAAAACACATATTATGCACTTCTGGAGAATGCAGATTACTACGGAATCTTTCTTCTTATGTTTCTGGCTGTATTCTTCATGATACTGGCCATAAGCCTCTTAATCAGGGGGAGACAAAGTGGCACTGAAGGGCGGCTCAGAAAACTCGTAGGCGAAGGTACGCCTTCAAAATCGGGGAAGGCAGCCTCCCGACTCATGGGGCATAATGACGAAAGCTTAGCGGCCAAGCTTTCTAAACCTCTGCACAGGATTGCGTCCATAGATAAAAGAAGCGTCAGACAAAAAATGCAGCTGACATTAGTAAGAGCAGGATTCCGATCTGACCAGGCCATCTACAATTACCTGACTGCAAAGATTCTGTGTCCAATAATCTATGCTCTGATCTTCATGTTCTCTCGTATGGTATACAATTTTCAAACAGAAGTTTTATTGTCTATCCTAATGTTACTTATCCTCGGTTTTTTTACACCAAATCTTTGGGTGTTTTTGATGACAAAGACCCGCCAGGAAAAACTTGTCAAAGGGTTGCCCGATGCTTTGGATCTTATGGTTGTTTGCGTAGAATCTGGCCTCGGCCTCGATATGACTTTCAAGCGTGTCGGCGATGAAATGCTGCCCCTGTGCAAAGAGTTAAGCGATGAATTCACCTTAACAACCATGGAAGTAAGAGCGGGGATATCACGCGCTGATGCGTTCAAAAACATGAATGTGCGCACAGGAGTCTCTCAAATTATTAGCCTTACAACTCTTTTGGCTCAAACCAGTCGCTTCGGGACAAGCTTGGCGACAGCCCTGCGGGTACACGCCGACTCAATGCGTATCAAACGACGTCAAATTGCCGAGGCAACGGCAGCCAAGTCTGCAGTTAAAATGGTTTTCCCACTGGTTTTGTTTATCTTCCCAGCAATCTTTGTCGTACTTGTTGGTCCTGGTGCTATCCAGATTATAAAATACCTGATCCCAGCTCTTGGTGGCCGCTAGCCCCTTATCTGTACCCCATAAAATTAATGGAGGTTCAAAATGCAATGCAACACCTGTGGACCAGGCGTACCCATGAGGTCAATCCTGATCCTGACAATAATTCTGGCGGTAATTCTAACTAGCGGTTGCTCGCAATCAGCCCGAAAAGTCAGTTATATTTCTGATGACGCAGCGTCCTTGGAATCCCTTTCTGCAAAAGACGACACATCCTCGATGCAAAGCAAATCAGCTCAAGAACTGGTCACTGCAGGGTTCATTTATCTGGCAAACGAAAACCTGAGAATTGCAGAGTTGCATTTTGCAACTGCAATCAATAAAGATCCAACCATGGTGAATGCTTTTATCGGACTTGGCCGAATAGAGATGAGTAAAGGGAATTACAGCGCGGCGATGGTAAGGTTTGGTCAAGCCAGAGAGTTAAATCCTCAATCATTATATGCTTTGACTGGCGAAGCACGGGCATTACGTATGGAAGGAAAATTAAATGCCGCAATCAAGAAGATCAATACAGCAATGGCTATTGATCCAAAAGACATCAACGTCATTAAAGAGCTCGCCATGATTTACGACCTTATGGGGAAGGAGAACCTCTCAGGGCCTCTATACCATGAGATCATAGTCATGGCTCCGGACCAGGCAGCAAATCACAACAACCTTGGTTTAAACTACATGGTCAGAGGCGAGTATCCTGAGGCGGTACTCTCTTTTCTGCATGCGCTCGCACTCGAAAAGGACAATATTCGAATCAAAAACAACCTTGCTTCCGCTTATCTTCTGAGCGGCGACAAGGACAATTCTATTGAAATTTTCAGGGGAACCGTCGGTGAAGCGGGAGCATATAACAACGTCGGATACCTGCTTATGACTCAAGGCCACTTTGATGATGCAGAACAGGCATTCAAAAAAGCTTTACAACTCAACCCAAGCTACTATGTACGCGCACAAGAGAATCTCGACAAACTTAAGAGAACGCGTAACAAAGCAAATGTTTACCGCCCCTAAAGCTAAAATCCCCGCAAGAGCACTGGGCTACTAAACATTGTAGAACTCAAGAACATAGCCAAAGGGCACTACTTAATCGGACGTATTAATGATAGATACCTTTTTATTTGGGTCAATAGAAGACCCTCTATACATATTTTGACCTTGAGCATTGAATAGATCTTGTGATTTTTTATAATGTTTCCGAGAAAGATCTAATTCGCCCCTCTTTTCATAAATCTCTCCAATTGCCAATTCTACAAATGAATCATATGGATTAATCTTATTTGCACGTAACTGCATTTTGAGATTTTTATCTGGATCATCACTATAGAGCAATATACCAACGTTACTGATTGCCACCGCAGAATTAGGGTTAACATTCATAGAATGAGACCAGAGAGTTAAACTGTTTTGCCAAATATTGTTCTGCTGAATCGTCAAAAAAGAGAGTCCAAAAAGAATTGGGGTTACGAGAACAACTACAGCTTTTGCATCGAAATTTTTTGTAACTAAAAAAGAAAAAATCATAAAAAAACCAACAGAGGGAGCATATAAATAACGGTCTGCTGCCAAATGCGTAATAGGGATAATATTCGATGTTGGAAGAAACAAAAGACCAATCCAAAGAAGGCTAAAGAAACAATATTTATTAATTTTAAATAAAAAGTATAAAGAGGAAAGGTAAATAGTTATGAAAATGCATGTTAAAACAATTCTTATGTCCCAAAAAGAAAAAGGTACTTCCAATATATAATTTACAGACAAATTAAAGGGGTAAATGAGTTTTAAAAAAATATGCCCCCATGAATTTATAACAATCAATAGATATTTCTGGATTTCAAACTCATAAAAATAATTATGGTGTTGAAGTACAGCGTTCATTTTACCGATATAATTATAATTTATCAGGATAGGAACTGAAGGAACAGCGGCAAGAATCAGCAAAACAGATATTATTTTTTTATCAAATGATTTTTCCCCAAGCACTCTTTCGGCAATGAAGACTTCATAAATTAACACCAACAAAGGAAAGACAATTGCATTCTGTTTAGCTAAAATGGCAATGGCCATGGAAACAGTTGAATAAAAAAGTAAACGACGTTTGCCTCCCCGCTTGAATGTTAGATATGAAATGAAAGATAAAAGCATGAAAAACAAAGAAAGACTGTCTTTACGGTGAGACACTTGAGCGACAACTTCAACCTGCAAGGGATGCACAAGAAAAAGAGCAGCAGCCAACCAAGCAGTTTTTTTATCGTCAAACAAAAGAGATGACATCACAAAGACCAACCATGCATTGAGAGCATGCCAAAGAACATTCTGAAGATGCCAGCCCGTCGAGAAGAGCCCAAAAACATGATAATCTAGCATCATGCTCAGTTCACGGAGAGGCCTGCCTGGGTAAGTATTCGCTATGAAGTTTTCAAAGGATCTTATATCAGAATTGCCGACGACGACAAAATTATCATCAAATGACCATGCATTATTAAAAGAATTTGCGTACAAGAAGAGGCCTGACAAAAGGAATATCACTAAAGAGTAAAAATACGGATCTTTATTGAGCCTGTCAGAAAATTTTTCAAGAAAAGAAATCAACGTTTAAACTCGCAAGGTTAACTTCACTGAGGCGTTTATTATTTTAAGGGATTCAGGAATTGACAAATCAAAAGTTTAACTATTAATATGCCCAAAGGATACCATAAACATTAACAATTCTGGAGGTGTAATGCACAGTTCGCTAATTTTAATCTCTCTTCTATTCTTTGCTTTGAGTACAAATGGTTATGCAGAAGGAATGT of the Deltaproteobacteria bacterium IMCC39524 genome contains:
- a CDS encoding tetratricopeptide repeat protein, which produces MQCNTCGPGVPMRSILILTIILAVILTSGCSQSARKVSYISDDAASLESLSAKDDTSSMQSKSAQELVTAGFIYLANENLRIAELHFATAINKDPTMVNAFIGLGRIEMSKGNYSAAMVRFGQARELNPQSLYALTGEARALRMEGKLNAAIKKINTAMAIDPKDINVIKELAMIYDLMGKENLSGPLYHEIIVMAPDQAANHNNLGLNYMVRGEYPEAVLSFLHALALEKDNIRIKNNLASAYLLSGDKDNSIEIFRGTVGEAGAYNNVGYLLMTQGHFDDAEQAFKKALQLNPSYYVRAQENLDKLKRTRNKANVYRP
- a CDS encoding type II secretion system F family protein, with the protein product MQLLKNTYYALLENADYYGIFLLMFLAVFFMILAISLLIRGRQSGTEGRLRKLVGEGTPSKSGKAASRLMGHNDESLAAKLSKPLHRIASIDKRSVRQKMQLTLVRAGFRSDQAIYNYLTAKILCPIIYALIFMFSRMVYNFQTEVLLSILMLLILGFFTPNLWVFLMTKTRQEKLVKGLPDALDLMVVCVESGLGLDMTFKRVGDEMLPLCKELSDEFTLTTMEVRAGISRADAFKNMNVRTGVSQIISLTTLLAQTSRFGTSLATALRVHADSMRIKRRQIAEATAAKSAVKMVFPLVLFIFPAIFVVLVGPGAIQIIKYLIPALGGR